From a single Larimichthys crocea isolate SSNF chromosome XIII, L_crocea_2.0, whole genome shotgun sequence genomic region:
- the pbxip1b gene encoding pre-B-cell leukemia homeobox interacting protein 1b isoform X2: MSGGSSANNSWTILTPEENVAETLRPLAEGTEHHGEILTSAEGSGENQPASGAESAEGLPVEGHLVSDDKTAELSGDTSTEQHTSEPAALTDAPVPTSLEVPGSDALSQSEGLPEGPAQTTPDPDSFSDSYTHITPTPDDPPATQLTTETLGGLEFTQEEETLTQEGTRHSLNGEGLHQDGEELDPSSRTCDVGKQADSPVDSEVGEERTEKTGEEGESEVRRRSLLAALERVGRTEEEEEIEEEFQLPQRDDGSGFSVNKCILGAVILLGLGTIFFSGVFMDLDEESDYGTRELNDAELPGKQEWLNPEIPPPAVDADNTELLNNLAKGNEQISVLQAQLQAQKEELKVAKGQAVEGAKERFLWEEVEKENSRLKKEMASLPVLQKENERMKRELESVPILQKELETLRSTLTELKLSSANEAAQAAVKPPTSPSSGQPEDSTQGTVSSTQRQPMKPWDDQREKKKDMKRDKKDMGENKEGKERESPEWKEGEKKQRKDGGKSEWKKGKHEQGKFDKEKDKEEKQKRQSSETKQWKEKDWKKEKASRGDEGKPWKDREGKKEWVEKSERKELKEERGWKKAKHEKENEGKQWRGKEEKKDWKVEKEHGEKHKGREEWKGERGWKKGKDGYKESDKEKWEKKDWKEKGEKKEWKKDSDWKSKNGKDHSKEGKGKGERKQWEESTNHGKDRKRKDERKEWKSENGKDDKEWKRKDERKQWKSENGKDDKEWKRKDERKQSEKEEEQWKRGGQKEKKQNGDWNKDRSSAQTHEDEHGFTCIHGKEDHLWGDRKTPHTHRRPSMEQPEYWVQQRDRLQHKPKPPQSCNSLESCAQAEGLLPVSFPEFEVILQTYLAKAEGMGVDASVREELKNLATQFFKDGLFVHDQMSFQDFAEDLEDVLEDMVEGGESEEEGSAREEEMEGFEEEVMKKFSLPGAGEKEEKSKGERKKESGRGRG, from the exons ATGTCTGGTGGCAGCAGTGCTAACAACAGCTGGACCATCCTCACGCCCGAG gaAAATGTCGCTGAAACCCTGAGGCCTTTGGCAGAGGGGACGGAGCACCATGGAGAAATCCTTACATCTGCAGAAG GTTCTGGGGAGAACCAGCCTGCAAGTGGTGCAGAGTCTGCAGAGGGGCTCCCTGTGGAGGGCCACCTG GTATCAGACGACAAAACAGCAGAGCTAAGTGGAGACACAAGTACAGAGCAACACACCTCGGAGCCAGCTGCCCTCACTGATGCTCCTGTTCCCACCTCTTTGGAAGTGCCTGGAAGTGATGCACTCAGCCAGTCAGAGGGCCTACCCGAGGGCCCGGCCCAAACCACCCCTGACcctgattcattttctgactCCTACACCCACATAACTCCCACCCCTGATGATCCCCCGGCCACACAGCTGACCACAGAAACTCTGGGAGGGTTGGAGTTTACACAGGAAGAAGAGACGCTCACTCAGGAAGGAACGCGGCATTCACTAAATGGGGAGGGGCTACATCAGGACGGGGAGGAGTTAGACCCGTCATCGAGGACATGTGACGTGGGGAAACAGGCAG ACTCCCCTGTCGATTCAGAGGTGGGCGAGGAGAGGACTgagaagacaggagaggagggagagtcAGAGGTGAGAAGGAGATCTCTCTTAGCAGCTCTGGAGCGGGTCggaagaacagaggaggaagaagaaatagaGGAGGAGTTCCAGCTGCCACAGCGGGACGATGGCAGCGGGTTTTCTGTGAACAAGTGCATCCTGGGTGCTGTGATTCTGTTAGGCCTTGGCACCATCTTTTTCTCAG GTGTCTTCATGGACCTGGATGAGG agagTGACTACGGTACACGGGAGCTGAATGACGCAGAGTTACCAGGAAAACAG GAGTGGCTCAACCCAGAGATTCCTCCACCCGCGGTAGATGCTGACAATACAGAGCTTCTAAATAATTTAGCCAAAGGGAATGAGCAGATTTCTGTGCTACAAGCCCAACTTCAG GCACAGAAAGAAGAGCTAAAAGTAGCCAAGGGACAGGCAGTAGAGGGAGCAAAGGAGCGGTTTCtttgggaggaggtggagaaggaaaaCAGTAGGTTGAAGAAAGAGATGGCATCTCTCCCTGTCCTTCAGAAAGAGAAcgagaggatgaagagagagcTGGAGTCTGTCCCGATCCTACAGAAAGAACTAGAAACACTGAGATCCACACTGACTGAATTAAAACTCTCCTCAG CCAATGAAGCAGCTCAAGCAGCTGTGAAGCCCCCGACATCTCCCTCCAGTGGCCAGCCTGAGGACAGCACACAGGGCACGGTCAGCTCTACTCAGAGACAGCCTATGAAGCCATGGGatgaccagagagagaaaaagaaggataTGAAGAGGGATAAAAAGGACATGGGCGAGAATaaggaggggaaagagagagaaagtcctgaatggaaggaaggagaaaagaaacagcgcAAAGATGGAGGAAAGAGCGAATGGAAAAAGGGAAAGCATGAGCAAGGAAAGTTTGACAAGGAGAAAGATaaggaagaaaagcagaagaggcagagtagtgagacaaaacaatggAAGGAGAAGGACTGGAAGAAGGAAAAGGCAAGCAGGGGCGATGAAGGAAAGCCATGGAAGGATAGGGAAGGGAAGAAAGAGTGGGTAgagaagagtgagagaaaagaattgaaggaagagagaggctGGAAAAAGGCAAAACATGAGAAAGAGAATGAGGGTAAACAATGGAGGGgtaaggaggagaagaaggattGGAAAGTAGAAAAAGAGCATGGAGAGAAGCACAAGGGCAGAGAGGAATGGAAGGGAGAAAGGGGGTGGAAGAAGGGGAAAGATGGCTACAAGGAAAGTGACAAAGAGAAATGGGAGAAAAAAGAttggaaagagaaaggagagaagaaagagtggAAGAAAGACAGTGACTGGAAGAGTAAGAATGGTAAAGACCACAGTAAGGAAGGTAAAGGAAAGGGTGAAAGGAAACAGTGGGAAGAGAGCACAAATCATGGCAAAGATAGGaagaggaaggatgagaggaAAGAGTGGAAGAGTGAAAATGGTAAAGATGACAAGGAATGGAAGAGGAAAGATGAGAGGAAACAGTGGAAGAGTGAAAATGGTAAAGATGATAAGGAATGGaagaggaaggatgagaggaaacagagtgaaaaggaagaagagcagtggaagagaggaggacagaaagaaaaaaaacaaaacggaGATTGGAACAAGGACAGATCAAGTGCCCAGACACATGAAGATGAGCACGGATTTACTTGTATTCATGGCAAGGAAGACCATCTGTGGGGAGACAGGAAgactcctcacacacaccgcAGACCCTCCATGGAACAGCCAGAGTACTGGGTCCAGCAGCGAGACCGCCTCCAGCACAAACCCAAACCACCACAGAGTTGTAACTCATTGGAGTCCTGTGCCCAGGCTGAGGGGCTGCTCCCTGTCTCCTTCCCTGAGTTTGAGGTCATCCTCCAGACTTACCTAGCTAAGGCAGAAGGGATGGGAGTCGATGCCTCCGTAAGAGAAGAGCTCAAAAATCTAGCCACCCAATTCTTCAAGGATGGACTCTTTGTTCACGACCAGATGAGCTTTCAGGATTTCGCTGAAGATCTGGAAGATGTTTTGGAAGACATGGTGGAAGGGGGTGAGAGCGAGGAAGAGGGTAGCGccagagaggaagaaatggaGGGGTTCGAAGAAGAAGTCATGAAAAAGTTTTCACTGCcaggagcaggagagaaagaggagaaatccaaaggggagaggaagaaggagagcgGACGAGGACGTGGCTGA
- the pbxip1b gene encoding pre-B-cell leukemia homeobox interacting protein 1b isoform X1 — MSGGSSANNSWTILTPEENVAETLRPLAEGTEHHGEILTSAEGSGENQPASGAESAEGLPVEGHLVSDDKTAELSGDTSTEQHTSEPAALTDAPVPTSLEVPGSDALSQSEGLPEGPAQTTPDPDSFSDSYTHITPTPDDPPATQLTTETLGGLEFTQEEETLTQEGTRHSLNGEGLHQDGEELDPSSRTCDVGKQADSPVDSEVGEERTEKTGEEGESEVRRRSLLAALERVGRTEEEEEIEEEFQLPQRDDGSGFSVNKCILGAVILLGLGTIFFSGVFMDLDEESDYGTRELNDAELPGKQEWLNPEIPPPAVDADNTELLNNLAKGNEQISVLQAQLQAQKEELKVAKGQAVEGAKERFLWEEVEKENSRLKKEMASLPVLQKENERMKRELESVPILQKELETLRSTLTELKLSSAANEAAQAAVKPPTSPSSGQPEDSTQGTVSSTQRQPMKPWDDQREKKKDMKRDKKDMGENKEGKERESPEWKEGEKKQRKDGGKSEWKKGKHEQGKFDKEKDKEEKQKRQSSETKQWKEKDWKKEKASRGDEGKPWKDREGKKEWVEKSERKELKEERGWKKAKHEKENEGKQWRGKEEKKDWKVEKEHGEKHKGREEWKGERGWKKGKDGYKESDKEKWEKKDWKEKGEKKEWKKDSDWKSKNGKDHSKEGKGKGERKQWEESTNHGKDRKRKDERKEWKSENGKDDKEWKRKDERKQWKSENGKDDKEWKRKDERKQSEKEEEQWKRGGQKEKKQNGDWNKDRSSAQTHEDEHGFTCIHGKEDHLWGDRKTPHTHRRPSMEQPEYWVQQRDRLQHKPKPPQSCNSLESCAQAEGLLPVSFPEFEVILQTYLAKAEGMGVDASVREELKNLATQFFKDGLFVHDQMSFQDFAEDLEDVLEDMVEGGESEEEGSAREEEMEGFEEEVMKKFSLPGAGEKEEKSKGERKKESGRGRG; from the exons ATGTCTGGTGGCAGCAGTGCTAACAACAGCTGGACCATCCTCACGCCCGAG gaAAATGTCGCTGAAACCCTGAGGCCTTTGGCAGAGGGGACGGAGCACCATGGAGAAATCCTTACATCTGCAGAAG GTTCTGGGGAGAACCAGCCTGCAAGTGGTGCAGAGTCTGCAGAGGGGCTCCCTGTGGAGGGCCACCTG GTATCAGACGACAAAACAGCAGAGCTAAGTGGAGACACAAGTACAGAGCAACACACCTCGGAGCCAGCTGCCCTCACTGATGCTCCTGTTCCCACCTCTTTGGAAGTGCCTGGAAGTGATGCACTCAGCCAGTCAGAGGGCCTACCCGAGGGCCCGGCCCAAACCACCCCTGACcctgattcattttctgactCCTACACCCACATAACTCCCACCCCTGATGATCCCCCGGCCACACAGCTGACCACAGAAACTCTGGGAGGGTTGGAGTTTACACAGGAAGAAGAGACGCTCACTCAGGAAGGAACGCGGCATTCACTAAATGGGGAGGGGCTACATCAGGACGGGGAGGAGTTAGACCCGTCATCGAGGACATGTGACGTGGGGAAACAGGCAG ACTCCCCTGTCGATTCAGAGGTGGGCGAGGAGAGGACTgagaagacaggagaggagggagagtcAGAGGTGAGAAGGAGATCTCTCTTAGCAGCTCTGGAGCGGGTCggaagaacagaggaggaagaagaaatagaGGAGGAGTTCCAGCTGCCACAGCGGGACGATGGCAGCGGGTTTTCTGTGAACAAGTGCATCCTGGGTGCTGTGATTCTGTTAGGCCTTGGCACCATCTTTTTCTCAG GTGTCTTCATGGACCTGGATGAGG agagTGACTACGGTACACGGGAGCTGAATGACGCAGAGTTACCAGGAAAACAG GAGTGGCTCAACCCAGAGATTCCTCCACCCGCGGTAGATGCTGACAATACAGAGCTTCTAAATAATTTAGCCAAAGGGAATGAGCAGATTTCTGTGCTACAAGCCCAACTTCAG GCACAGAAAGAAGAGCTAAAAGTAGCCAAGGGACAGGCAGTAGAGGGAGCAAAGGAGCGGTTTCtttgggaggaggtggagaaggaaaaCAGTAGGTTGAAGAAAGAGATGGCATCTCTCCCTGTCCTTCAGAAAGAGAAcgagaggatgaagagagagcTGGAGTCTGTCCCGATCCTACAGAAAGAACTAGAAACACTGAGATCCACACTGACTGAATTAAAACTCTCCTCAG CAGCCAATGAAGCAGCTCAAGCAGCTGTGAAGCCCCCGACATCTCCCTCCAGTGGCCAGCCTGAGGACAGCACACAGGGCACGGTCAGCTCTACTCAGAGACAGCCTATGAAGCCATGGGatgaccagagagagaaaaagaaggataTGAAGAGGGATAAAAAGGACATGGGCGAGAATaaggaggggaaagagagagaaagtcctgaatggaaggaaggagaaaagaaacagcgcAAAGATGGAGGAAAGAGCGAATGGAAAAAGGGAAAGCATGAGCAAGGAAAGTTTGACAAGGAGAAAGATaaggaagaaaagcagaagaggcagagtagtgagacaaaacaatggAAGGAGAAGGACTGGAAGAAGGAAAAGGCAAGCAGGGGCGATGAAGGAAAGCCATGGAAGGATAGGGAAGGGAAGAAAGAGTGGGTAgagaagagtgagagaaaagaattgaaggaagagagaggctGGAAAAAGGCAAAACATGAGAAAGAGAATGAGGGTAAACAATGGAGGGgtaaggaggagaagaaggattGGAAAGTAGAAAAAGAGCATGGAGAGAAGCACAAGGGCAGAGAGGAATGGAAGGGAGAAAGGGGGTGGAAGAAGGGGAAAGATGGCTACAAGGAAAGTGACAAAGAGAAATGGGAGAAAAAAGAttggaaagagaaaggagagaagaaagagtggAAGAAAGACAGTGACTGGAAGAGTAAGAATGGTAAAGACCACAGTAAGGAAGGTAAAGGAAAGGGTGAAAGGAAACAGTGGGAAGAGAGCACAAATCATGGCAAAGATAGGaagaggaaggatgagaggaAAGAGTGGAAGAGTGAAAATGGTAAAGATGACAAGGAATGGAAGAGGAAAGATGAGAGGAAACAGTGGAAGAGTGAAAATGGTAAAGATGATAAGGAATGGaagaggaaggatgagaggaaacagagtgaaaaggaagaagagcagtggaagagaggaggacagaaagaaaaaaaacaaaacggaGATTGGAACAAGGACAGATCAAGTGCCCAGACACATGAAGATGAGCACGGATTTACTTGTATTCATGGCAAGGAAGACCATCTGTGGGGAGACAGGAAgactcctcacacacaccgcAGACCCTCCATGGAACAGCCAGAGTACTGGGTCCAGCAGCGAGACCGCCTCCAGCACAAACCCAAACCACCACAGAGTTGTAACTCATTGGAGTCCTGTGCCCAGGCTGAGGGGCTGCTCCCTGTCTCCTTCCCTGAGTTTGAGGTCATCCTCCAGACTTACCTAGCTAAGGCAGAAGGGATGGGAGTCGATGCCTCCGTAAGAGAAGAGCTCAAAAATCTAGCCACCCAATTCTTCAAGGATGGACTCTTTGTTCACGACCAGATGAGCTTTCAGGATTTCGCTGAAGATCTGGAAGATGTTTTGGAAGACATGGTGGAAGGGGGTGAGAGCGAGGAAGAGGGTAGCGccagagaggaagaaatggaGGGGTTCGAAGAAGAAGTCATGAAAAAGTTTTCACTGCcaggagcaggagagaaagaggagaaatccaaaggggagaggaagaaggagagcgGACGAGGACGTGGCTGA
- the pbxip1b gene encoding pre-B-cell leukemia homeobox interacting protein 1b isoform X3, with product MSGGSSANNSWTILTPEENVAETLRPLAEGTEHHGEILTSAEGSGENQPASGAESAEGLPVEGHLVSDDKTAELSGDTSTEQHTSEPAALTDAPVPTSLEVPGSDALSQSEGLPEGPAQTTPDPDSFSDSYTHITPTPDDPPATQLTTETLGGLEFTQEEETLTQEGTRHSLNGEGLHQDGEELDPSSRTCDVGKQADSPVDSEVGEERTEKTGEEGESEVRRRSLLAALERVGRTEEEEEIEEEFQLPQRDDGSGFSVNKCILGAVILLGLGTIFFSESDYGTRELNDAELPGKQEWLNPEIPPPAVDADNTELLNNLAKGNEQISVLQAQLQAQKEELKVAKGQAVEGAKERFLWEEVEKENSRLKKEMASLPVLQKENERMKRELESVPILQKELETLRSTLTELKLSSAANEAAQAAVKPPTSPSSGQPEDSTQGTVSSTQRQPMKPWDDQREKKKDMKRDKKDMGENKEGKERESPEWKEGEKKQRKDGGKSEWKKGKHEQGKFDKEKDKEEKQKRQSSETKQWKEKDWKKEKASRGDEGKPWKDREGKKEWVEKSERKELKEERGWKKAKHEKENEGKQWRGKEEKKDWKVEKEHGEKHKGREEWKGERGWKKGKDGYKESDKEKWEKKDWKEKGEKKEWKKDSDWKSKNGKDHSKEGKGKGERKQWEESTNHGKDRKRKDERKEWKSENGKDDKEWKRKDERKQWKSENGKDDKEWKRKDERKQSEKEEEQWKRGGQKEKKQNGDWNKDRSSAQTHEDEHGFTCIHGKEDHLWGDRKTPHTHRRPSMEQPEYWVQQRDRLQHKPKPPQSCNSLESCAQAEGLLPVSFPEFEVILQTYLAKAEGMGVDASVREELKNLATQFFKDGLFVHDQMSFQDFAEDLEDVLEDMVEGGESEEEGSAREEEMEGFEEEVMKKFSLPGAGEKEEKSKGERKKESGRGRG from the exons ATGTCTGGTGGCAGCAGTGCTAACAACAGCTGGACCATCCTCACGCCCGAG gaAAATGTCGCTGAAACCCTGAGGCCTTTGGCAGAGGGGACGGAGCACCATGGAGAAATCCTTACATCTGCAGAAG GTTCTGGGGAGAACCAGCCTGCAAGTGGTGCAGAGTCTGCAGAGGGGCTCCCTGTGGAGGGCCACCTG GTATCAGACGACAAAACAGCAGAGCTAAGTGGAGACACAAGTACAGAGCAACACACCTCGGAGCCAGCTGCCCTCACTGATGCTCCTGTTCCCACCTCTTTGGAAGTGCCTGGAAGTGATGCACTCAGCCAGTCAGAGGGCCTACCCGAGGGCCCGGCCCAAACCACCCCTGACcctgattcattttctgactCCTACACCCACATAACTCCCACCCCTGATGATCCCCCGGCCACACAGCTGACCACAGAAACTCTGGGAGGGTTGGAGTTTACACAGGAAGAAGAGACGCTCACTCAGGAAGGAACGCGGCATTCACTAAATGGGGAGGGGCTACATCAGGACGGGGAGGAGTTAGACCCGTCATCGAGGACATGTGACGTGGGGAAACAGGCAG ACTCCCCTGTCGATTCAGAGGTGGGCGAGGAGAGGACTgagaagacaggagaggagggagagtcAGAGGTGAGAAGGAGATCTCTCTTAGCAGCTCTGGAGCGGGTCggaagaacagaggaggaagaagaaatagaGGAGGAGTTCCAGCTGCCACAGCGGGACGATGGCAGCGGGTTTTCTGTGAACAAGTGCATCCTGGGTGCTGTGATTCTGTTAGGCCTTGGCACCATCTTTTTCTCAG agagTGACTACGGTACACGGGAGCTGAATGACGCAGAGTTACCAGGAAAACAG GAGTGGCTCAACCCAGAGATTCCTCCACCCGCGGTAGATGCTGACAATACAGAGCTTCTAAATAATTTAGCCAAAGGGAATGAGCAGATTTCTGTGCTACAAGCCCAACTTCAG GCACAGAAAGAAGAGCTAAAAGTAGCCAAGGGACAGGCAGTAGAGGGAGCAAAGGAGCGGTTTCtttgggaggaggtggagaaggaaaaCAGTAGGTTGAAGAAAGAGATGGCATCTCTCCCTGTCCTTCAGAAAGAGAAcgagaggatgaagagagagcTGGAGTCTGTCCCGATCCTACAGAAAGAACTAGAAACACTGAGATCCACACTGACTGAATTAAAACTCTCCTCAG CAGCCAATGAAGCAGCTCAAGCAGCTGTGAAGCCCCCGACATCTCCCTCCAGTGGCCAGCCTGAGGACAGCACACAGGGCACGGTCAGCTCTACTCAGAGACAGCCTATGAAGCCATGGGatgaccagagagagaaaaagaaggataTGAAGAGGGATAAAAAGGACATGGGCGAGAATaaggaggggaaagagagagaaagtcctgaatggaaggaaggagaaaagaaacagcgcAAAGATGGAGGAAAGAGCGAATGGAAAAAGGGAAAGCATGAGCAAGGAAAGTTTGACAAGGAGAAAGATaaggaagaaaagcagaagaggcagagtagtgagacaaaacaatggAAGGAGAAGGACTGGAAGAAGGAAAAGGCAAGCAGGGGCGATGAAGGAAAGCCATGGAAGGATAGGGAAGGGAAGAAAGAGTGGGTAgagaagagtgagagaaaagaattgaaggaagagagaggctGGAAAAAGGCAAAACATGAGAAAGAGAATGAGGGTAAACAATGGAGGGgtaaggaggagaagaaggattGGAAAGTAGAAAAAGAGCATGGAGAGAAGCACAAGGGCAGAGAGGAATGGAAGGGAGAAAGGGGGTGGAAGAAGGGGAAAGATGGCTACAAGGAAAGTGACAAAGAGAAATGGGAGAAAAAAGAttggaaagagaaaggagagaagaaagagtggAAGAAAGACAGTGACTGGAAGAGTAAGAATGGTAAAGACCACAGTAAGGAAGGTAAAGGAAAGGGTGAAAGGAAACAGTGGGAAGAGAGCACAAATCATGGCAAAGATAGGaagaggaaggatgagaggaAAGAGTGGAAGAGTGAAAATGGTAAAGATGACAAGGAATGGAAGAGGAAAGATGAGAGGAAACAGTGGAAGAGTGAAAATGGTAAAGATGATAAGGAATGGaagaggaaggatgagaggaaacagagtgaaaaggaagaagagcagtggaagagaggaggacagaaagaaaaaaaacaaaacggaGATTGGAACAAGGACAGATCAAGTGCCCAGACACATGAAGATGAGCACGGATTTACTTGTATTCATGGCAAGGAAGACCATCTGTGGGGAGACAGGAAgactcctcacacacaccgcAGACCCTCCATGGAACAGCCAGAGTACTGGGTCCAGCAGCGAGACCGCCTCCAGCACAAACCCAAACCACCACAGAGTTGTAACTCATTGGAGTCCTGTGCCCAGGCTGAGGGGCTGCTCCCTGTCTCCTTCCCTGAGTTTGAGGTCATCCTCCAGACTTACCTAGCTAAGGCAGAAGGGATGGGAGTCGATGCCTCCGTAAGAGAAGAGCTCAAAAATCTAGCCACCCAATTCTTCAAGGATGGACTCTTTGTTCACGACCAGATGAGCTTTCAGGATTTCGCTGAAGATCTGGAAGATGTTTTGGAAGACATGGTGGAAGGGGGTGAGAGCGAGGAAGAGGGTAGCGccagagaggaagaaatggaGGGGTTCGAAGAAGAAGTCATGAAAAAGTTTTCACTGCcaggagcaggagagaaagaggagaaatccaaaggggagaggaagaaggagagcgGACGAGGACGTGGCTGA